ATCGCGTCTTCGGGGTCGTACTCGCTGGTGGTGCCCCAGCTGTTGCTGACCACCCTGATGTTGTGCGGGTTGGCCCCGGGCCTAGAGTGCTCGTAGACCCACTCGAGCGCCCCGAGGGCGTTGAATATCGAGACGGCCTCGCCCGTGCTCAGGCCGATGAGGCGGGCGCCCGGCGCGACGCCCGAGCGGGCCCCTCCCGAGGCCTCGCCCGTGCCCGCAACAGTCCCGGCGCAGTGGGTCCCGTGGCCGGAGGAGGTGTCGCTGTTCTCCATCTCGGTCCAGGTCAGGTCGCCGTCGGACTTCAGGTTCATTATGGTCTTGGTGCCGTAGTCGAGGTCCGGGTGGCCCGCATCCACGCCGCTGTCGAGCACGACCACTGTCACGCCCGTGCCGTCTATGCCGGGGTGCTCCGAGCCGTCGGCGGAGAGGACGCGGGTGTCCCAGGCCATGGTTGCGTTGATGGTCTTGAGTGAGACGTCCATGAAGTACTGAAGGGGCTCGTTGAGCTCGGCCCAGACGAGCCGGGGGCAGAGGCTCAGGCGCGCCACGGCCTCGGGGGGACCTAAGGCGCGGAGCGCAGGAAGGGCCTTGAACACATGCCGGACCTCCAGACCGCAGGTGCGGGCCTCCTGAACATCGGAGGGGAGGAGGGGCTCCCTGAACCGGGCGATGACGTCCAGCTCCTCGGCCCCCGAGCCGAGCGCCGCGAGCAGGACAGGGTCCAGCCGCCCGGGGTCAGGAGCCGGAGCCGCCCAGTTTGCGAGCGGGGCAAAGGCGCCGCTGAGCGAGAGCACGGTCAGGAGGAGGGCCGTCAGGTTCCGCATCCGAATAGATAAAGGCTCCGGGTGGTAAATAGTCATTGGTATACCTTTCCGGGGCGATGGGTCCGGGGGCGGCCTCCGTCTCGGCGAGGGGCCGCGCGGGAACCAAATTCTTGCGGCCGGCCCGGGAGAACGGAGGCCCGGGCGGTTCTGGAAGGCTCCCGGGGATTCCTGGGGCGCCCCCACCCCAAAACTTAAATGTGGATTTGAACCATTTTACAATTAATAATTTATATAACAGCATAATATAGTTGATACAAACGAATAGGAGGCGGATTAGCGTGCGCAGAGCGGTGGCGTTGCTGCTGATAGCGGGTTTCTTGACCGTTGGACTGGCCGGAGCGACGGCGCAGCTCCCGGAGTCACGGAGCACTCCGGAGGGACCAGCTGGGGGTAGGCCGATGGCGACCGCCGACGGTCTCTACTGGAAGGACGACTTCAGGCTGACCAACAACCCGGCCGACGACGGATACCCCACGCTTGTTACCGACAGCTTCGGCTTCTCGCACGTTATGTGGTACCGCTCGGGCGGGCACTACTACAAGAAAATCGACAGATACGGGAACGAGCTCTTCACCGAGAAGCTAGTGGTGCAGGCGCCGATGCCGACCCAGCACTGCGGCCAGCCGACGGAGAGAATCGGCATCGACGGTCAGGAGTGCTTCCACGTCGTCTGGACGACCAACTCGCTCTACGGGCCGATGTACCAGAAGTTCGCCTCCAACGGGAACCCGCTCTGCTCGCCGATAAACCTGGCCCCGATGGCCTCGATGCCGCACGTCGTCGGCCTCGCGGTCGGGAAGAACAACAGGGCCTATCTGGGCTACGAGAACGAGGGCTCGGAGAGAATCGAGATGGCCTATGTGGACGCCAACTTCAACCTGCACACCGGCTACCTCTCGACCACCTCGGGCGAGGGTGTGACGATTGGAGTTGACAAGAAGGACAAGCCCCACATATTCTCGAAGAGCTGGTCCTCGACGGGGCTATTCCACACCAGGTTCAGTGCGGAGGCGGTGCTCGAGGTCTCTCCCCACAGGGTCGAGTCGCCCGTGGCGGGCAGCGGCTGGAACTCGCCCCTGCCCAAGCTAGCGTTCGGCTGGGACGGCGCAATCCATATGGTCCAGGCCTCCTCGACCGCGGCGGTCAAGACCCTCTACTACACCAAGCTCGACAACGACGGCAACAAACTCACCAATGACATCGTTCTTAGCACGACCTCCTTCGACTATGGAGATGTCTGTGTGGACAGCAAGCTAAACGTCTACGTCATCTGGGGCGATTCTTCAGACCAGGAGCTCTATTATGTTCAAATAAAGCCCAACCGCGAGAATGACACCCTGACGCCGGTCAAGCTCACCCAGTCGCCCGGGGACGACCGAGACCCGGAAATCGCCGTTGACCCCGAGGATAGCCTGCACGTAGCGTGGGTCTCGAACCGCGACGGCAACAGGGAGATCTACTACAAGTTCGCCTTTAGCTACGGCGTCGAGCTCACGATGAAGCCAGAGGAGATGGCGAAGATAATGTACGTCCATCCCAACGAGACCAAGAGCGCCAACATCACTGTCAGGAACATGGGCGGCCAGAACGACACGATGTTCCTGGGCATCAGCGCCCAGTTCTACGACAAGGTGGGCGGCATAGGCAAGGACTACAAGGGCGATGGCTGGAAGGTCTATTTGGACGAGCGCTACAAGGAGATGGAGATGGAGGCGCAGGAGGTCAGGAATATACAGGTCTTCGTCCGCGGGCCGGCGAGGGGAGTTGCCAACGAATATATAATGGTCACGGTAAACGCTACATCAATGATGAACCCAATGAAGAACGACACCGTTTCGTTCAGGGTCTATCTAGTCGTGGACCACAGAATTCTAATGAAGTGCCCCAACCCAACCCAGACCACAGCCGCGGGCGTGCCTACGCACTATATGATTCAGGTGGCCAACATAGGCGACGTTGAGGAGAGGGTGAACCTGACTACAGCGGGGCCGCCGATGTGGGAGTACGAGCTGGACTATACCGAAGTCAGGCTGAGGCCCTCAGAGAACACGATGGTCACGCTGACCGTGACGCCCCCGCCCGATGCGGTCTCGGACGAGGTTGGAATAGTCACGGTCACGGGCCGGAGCGTGGCAGAGCCCAGCGTCAAGGACACCATCGCGACGCACACCATCGTTACTCCCTTCATGTATATAGTAATCACACCGGACAAGAGCGAGGATTTCGTGGACCCCGGCAACTCGACTACATACACCCTCTCGGTCTCGAACTATGGCAACGTCGCCGGCACAGTGATAATAATCCTCGAGATTGTCTCGGGCGCGGGTGACTGGATCGCCTCGCTCGACACCAACGCCGTAGGCGTGGCGGGCGGGGAGACCAAGCAGGTCGTGCTGACCATAGTGGCGCCACCCGACGCCGTCGCGGGCTCACGGCTTGTTGTCAGGGTCAACGGCTTCAACCCAGAGAAGACCGTCTCCGCGGACTGTGTCACGACCACGATTGTCAAGCAGGTTCACAACATCAGGGTCGCGAGCGCGCCCGAGATGGTGGCGATTTATCCCGGAGAAAAAACGACCTATCAGGTCACAATATCCAACCTCGGGAATGGTGCGGAGGAGGTGCGCCTCGGGGCCTCGGAGCTGCCAGTGGGTTGGTCCCTGACCTACGAGAGGAGCGACGGCACACTCATCAGCGCGGTCGAGGGCCTCTACCTCGAGCCCGGGAGCGGGCTGACCTTCAACGCAATATTGACCACTGCCGTGGGCTCGCTTGCGGGGGTCTATGAGCTCAGGGGCAGAATTCTGGACAAGGACGGCAACACCTATCCGATAATATTCGGCCTGACCATCAACCAGGTCTTCGACATCGACATCACGACAACGCTCTCCAAACAGACCGGTGTGCCGGGAAAGAAGGTGATTTACACAATTATCGGGAAGAACAAGGGCAACGGCTTCGACACACTGACCTTCGAGACCACCGGTCTCCCGAGGGACTGGCCCCAGCCCGAGTTCAGGGACGTCAATTATGAGAAGAACAACCGGATGCCCCTGAATGCCACGATGATGGAGAAGATAACGCTCGAACTTCTAATCCCTCCGGGCACTAACGGCTCCACCGTCGAGTTCTTCGTCACCGCCTACTCCGAGGGAGGGGTGTCGGACTCGCTGAAGCTCGTCGTCGACATCAGGATGGCCAATCTGGTGATTTCAAACATCGTCTACTTCCCAAGGAGCCCGAAGGCCAACAAGGTCGTGACGGTCGAGGTCACAGTCCTGAACGTCGGGGAGGTCAATGTGGAGAACGTGGTCGTCAGGTTTTACGAGGACAAGACGATTCTGGGAAACGAGAGGCTGGACAGGGTGGCGGGCGGCCAGAACTACACCGTGACATTCACATGGCTGGCGCGCGCGGGGCCGCACAACCTGCGCTTCGTCGTCGACCCGGACGACCTGGTCGTGGAGAGCAACGAGGCCGACAACATTGCCAAAGAGAAGCTGACGGTCGGGGGTGCGGGCTGGATGGAGATGCCGGGCTTCGAGGCCGTGCTAGGCCTCCTCGCGCTCTGCGTTGTGGCCTCCCTAGCCCTTCTGCGCAGGAGGAAGTGAGGCTCCTAGGCGTGGAAGCAAGCCGCGCGCACCTCAGTCTCCGTCAGGAATGCCCCCTCGCCAGCGCCCCATCCCACATCCCGGCCCAGATTGTTGTTGAGGTGGGGCACGCCCAACCCCCAATTGCTGTCGAGCTCAGGGACCGGCGTGCATCATTGGCCACTCGGTTGCGAACCACTCCTCTTTGGCCATGAGCTCCCTCTCGCTCTCGAGGAGACTGTGGTGGCCCAGCTCCATCTGCGCGAGGTATGTCAGGGCGCGGGCCTGCGCGCTGTCGGGCTCGAAGCGCTTCGCGAGCGATGCGTAAAAGTCCGAGGTCGCCCTCTCCGCCTCCATCGCGGCCTCGATGAGGGCGCTGATGGGCTCGGTCGCCCGCGGAACCCGGAGCGCCGGCATCGGCACAATCGAGGTCTCCGGCACGGGAATCCTGCCCCTCCCGAATTCTTGTCTGTAGAGGCGCGTCAGGTGCCTCCGGTGCTTCTCCTCCTCTGAGGCGAGGAAGAGGAGCCTTCCCTTCAGGTAGGCGTTCTTTACACGCGCGGCGAGGGCCCTGTAGAACTCCCTCGCCTCCATCTCGCTCCTAATCGCCGATAGGAATATCTCCCTCGTGCCGTATTTCTCGAGGTCCATTTGCATCACCACCATTTCCGCTTCCTCTGCTCGAACCCTCGGCCCTGCCCCCTCCTCACCGTTTATTTCCGCTACCGCTCCGTCCGTCCGGGCCTCTCGTGCG
The genomic region above belongs to Thermoplasmata archaeon and contains:
- a CDS encoding ferritin family protein yields the protein MVVMQMDLEKYGTREIFLSAIRSEMEAREFYRALAARVKNAYLKGRLLFLASEEEKHRRHLTRLYRQEFGRGRIPVPETSIVPMPALRVPRATEPISALIEAAMEAERATSDFYASLAKRFEPDSAQARALTYLAQMELGHHSLLESERELMAKEEWFATEWPMMHAGP
- a CDS encoding CARDB domain-containing protein, producing the protein MIQTNRRRISVRRAVALLLIAGFLTVGLAGATAQLPESRSTPEGPAGGRPMATADGLYWKDDFRLTNNPADDGYPTLVTDSFGFSHVMWYRSGGHYYKKIDRYGNELFTEKLVVQAPMPTQHCGQPTERIGIDGQECFHVVWTTNSLYGPMYQKFASNGNPLCSPINLAPMASMPHVVGLAVGKNNRAYLGYENEGSERIEMAYVDANFNLHTGYLSTTSGEGVTIGVDKKDKPHIFSKSWSSTGLFHTRFSAEAVLEVSPHRVESPVAGSGWNSPLPKLAFGWDGAIHMVQASSTAAVKTLYYTKLDNDGNKLTNDIVLSTTSFDYGDVCVDSKLNVYVIWGDSSDQELYYVQIKPNRENDTLTPVKLTQSPGDDRDPEIAVDPEDSLHVAWVSNRDGNREIYYKFAFSYGVELTMKPEEMAKIMYVHPNETKSANITVRNMGGQNDTMFLGISAQFYDKVGGIGKDYKGDGWKVYLDERYKEMEMEAQEVRNIQVFVRGPARGVANEYIMVTVNATSMMNPMKNDTVSFRVYLVVDHRILMKCPNPTQTTAAGVPTHYMIQVANIGDVEERVNLTTAGPPMWEYELDYTEVRLRPSENTMVTLTVTPPPDAVSDEVGIVTVTGRSVAEPSVKDTIATHTIVTPFMYIVITPDKSEDFVDPGNSTTYTLSVSNYGNVAGTVIIILEIVSGAGDWIASLDTNAVGVAGGETKQVVLTIVAPPDAVAGSRLVVRVNGFNPEKTVSADCVTTTIVKQVHNIRVASAPEMVAIYPGEKTTYQVTISNLGNGAEEVRLGASELPVGWSLTYERSDGTLISAVEGLYLEPGSGLTFNAILTTAVGSLAGVYELRGRILDKDGNTYPIIFGLTINQVFDIDITTTLSKQTGVPGKKVIYTIIGKNKGNGFDTLTFETTGLPRDWPQPEFRDVNYEKNNRMPLNATMMEKITLELLIPPGTNGSTVEFFVTAYSEGGVSDSLKLVVDIRMANLVISNIVYFPRSPKANKVVTVEVTVLNVGEVNVENVVVRFYEDKTILGNERLDRVAGGQNYTVTFTWLARAGPHNLRFVVDPDDLVVESNEADNIAKEKLTVGGAGWMEMPGFEAVLGLLALCVVASLALLRRRK